The proteins below are encoded in one region of Nitrospira lenta:
- a CDS encoding argininosuccinate synthase: protein MKQTSIKKIVLAYSGGLDTSVILKWLQETYQAEVIAFCADLGQGEDLQAIKAKAKKLGVKKVYVEDLRETFVKDYVFPMLRGNAMYEGCYLLGTSIARPLIARRQAEIALQEGAEAVSHGATGKGNDQVRFELTYMALAPGLKIIAPWREWTLRSRRECIEYADRHGIPVTATKAKPYSMDLNLFHVSYEGGILEDPWKSPPEEIFQMTVSPEKAPNKPLEVEIEYERGNPVAVDGKKMSPAKLLAHLNKLGGAHGVGRVDLVENRYVGMKSRGVYETPGGTILHVAHRGLESLTMDREVLHFRDSLIPRYADLIYNGYWFSPEREMMQVAIDEAQKDVSGTARVKLYKGSCTLAGRKSKNSLYRLDIATFEEDDVYNQKDAEGFIRLNALRLKIRAQRRKAKS, encoded by the coding sequence ATGAAACAGACATCGATCAAGAAAATTGTTCTCGCCTATTCCGGCGGACTGGATACCTCGGTTATCTTGAAGTGGTTGCAGGAAACCTATCAGGCAGAAGTGATTGCGTTTTGCGCAGACCTCGGCCAGGGCGAAGATTTGCAGGCGATTAAGGCGAAGGCCAAAAAGCTCGGCGTGAAGAAAGTCTATGTCGAGGATCTGCGCGAGACCTTCGTCAAGGACTACGTGTTTCCGATGTTGCGCGGCAACGCGATGTATGAAGGCTGCTACTTGCTGGGGACGTCGATTGCGCGGCCCCTCATCGCCCGCCGACAGGCCGAAATTGCGCTTCAGGAAGGTGCCGAGGCCGTGTCTCATGGCGCCACCGGAAAAGGCAACGATCAGGTGCGGTTCGAGCTCACCTATATGGCGCTGGCTCCCGGTCTGAAGATCATCGCACCCTGGCGCGAGTGGACGCTGCGATCGCGTCGCGAATGTATCGAGTACGCGGACCGGCACGGCATTCCCGTGACGGCGACGAAAGCCAAGCCCTACAGCATGGATCTGAATCTCTTTCACGTGAGCTACGAGGGCGGCATTCTTGAAGATCCCTGGAAGTCTCCGCCGGAAGAAATATTCCAGATGACGGTGTCTCCCGAGAAGGCGCCTAACAAACCGCTGGAAGTTGAAATCGAGTATGAGCGGGGGAACCCGGTTGCCGTCGACGGCAAGAAGATGAGTCCGGCCAAGCTACTGGCGCATCTCAATAAGCTGGGTGGGGCGCACGGGGTCGGCCGGGTCGATCTGGTTGAAAATCGGTACGTCGGGATGAAGTCCCGTGGCGTGTACGAAACGCCGGGCGGGACAATCCTGCACGTCGCGCATCGCGGTCTGGAATCGCTGACGATGGATCGCGAAGTGCTGCACTTCCGTGACAGTCTGATCCCGCGGTATGCCGATCTGATCTACAACGGGTACTGGTTCAGCCCGGAACGGGAAATGATGCAAGTGGCCATCGATGAAGCGCAAAAAGATGTCTCGGGGACGGCTCGCGTCAAGCTCTATAAGGGCAGTTGCACCCTCGCCGGTCGGAAGTCGAAGAATTCTCTCTACCGGTTGGATATTGCGACGTTTGAAGAAGACGATGTGTACAACCAGAAAGATGCGGAGGGCTTCATCCGGTTGAATGCGTTGCGATTGAAGATTCGGGCGCAAAGGCGGAAAGCGAAGTCCTAA
- the argF gene encoding ornithine carbamoyltransferase — MATSRTSKKRTAAFAKDLLDVATMPRPQIDALLRLATALKMKLRRGISHSLLEGKTLGLLFQKPSTRTRVSFEAGMNQLGGHAMVLPMADIQLSRGESVADTARVLSRYLDGIVIRTYDHGIVQEWAEEATMPVINGLTDLSHPCQALSDLMTIKEKKGRFKGVKLAYIGDGNNVANSLIEAAAKVGMHIALGCPVGYQPDQHVVDRARVEAARNGSDIEVGVDPQIAVKDADVLYTDVWISMGREREQARRLRTLAPYQLNGRLLQKAKPDAIVMHCLPAHRGEEITAEVLDGPQSVIIDQAENRLHMQKAILVQLLTQKKGRA; from the coding sequence ATGGCGACTTCACGGACATCGAAGAAACGGACCGCCGCCTTTGCGAAAGATTTACTGGATGTGGCGACGATGCCGCGTCCCCAAATCGACGCCTTGCTGCGGCTGGCGACAGCGCTGAAAATGAAGCTGCGGCGGGGGATTTCGCATTCTCTGCTGGAGGGCAAGACACTCGGGCTGCTCTTCCAGAAGCCGTCGACAAGGACCAGAGTGTCGTTTGAAGCCGGTATGAATCAGTTGGGCGGCCATGCGATGGTCTTGCCCATGGCGGATATTCAGCTCTCGCGGGGCGAGAGTGTGGCGGACACCGCGCGCGTGCTGTCTCGTTATCTCGATGGAATCGTGATCCGCACCTACGATCACGGCATCGTGCAGGAGTGGGCGGAGGAAGCCACCATGCCGGTGATTAACGGACTGACCGATCTGAGCCATCCCTGTCAGGCGCTGTCCGATCTGATGACCATCAAGGAAAAGAAGGGGCGCTTCAAAGGCGTAAAGCTCGCCTATATCGGCGACGGGAACAATGTCGCGAATTCGCTGATAGAAGCGGCCGCCAAGGTGGGGATGCACATCGCCTTGGGGTGCCCGGTCGGGTATCAGCCGGATCAGCATGTGGTGGACCGAGCTCGCGTGGAAGCGGCCCGCAACGGATCGGACATCGAGGTCGGAGTCGATCCGCAGATTGCCGTGAAAGATGCCGATGTCCTGTATACCGATGTGTGGATCAGTATGGGGCGGGAACGGGAACAGGCGCGGCGCCTGCGGACGCTGGCGCCCTATCAGTTGAACGGGCGGTTGCTGCAGAAGGCGAAGCCCGATGCCATCGTCATGCATTGCCTGCCGGCGCATCGCGGAGAGGAAATTACCGCCGAGGTGCTCGACGGACCGCAGTCCGTCATTATCGATCAGGCGGAAAACCGGCTGCACATGCAGAAAGCCATTTTGGTTCAGTTGCTGACTCAGAAGAAAGGCAGGGCCTAA
- a CDS encoding acetylornithine transaminase — translation MPTEELKDLAAKYLMQTYARQPISIVRGRGAKVYDMEGREYIDFVGGIAVNILGHGHPDLVQAIQRQAAQLIHVSNLYYTEPQVRLAQMLVDHSFADRIFFCNSGAEANEAAIKLARRYGHEKHGADRFEIITMKNSFHGRTMATLTATGQEKVQKGFEPLVPGFAYAPFNDFAAIEALVTDKTTAIMLEPIQGEGGVHVADHAYLKNLRELCTQKDILLIFDEVQTGMGRTGTLFAYEQLGVEPDIMTLAKGLGGGMPIGACLAKDAVAAVFTAGTHASTFGGNPLACAAGLAVCRLLIEGRMLEQARRMGDYLSKGLADFKDRHRAVRDVRGLGLLQGLEVEIDAKAVVADCLTRGVLVNATSERVLRFVPPLIITQAEVDRVLDVLSSIFNQRTMAEKDQQH, via the coding sequence ATGCCGACAGAGGAACTCAAAGATTTAGCCGCCAAGTATTTGATGCAAACCTATGCGCGCCAGCCGATTTCAATCGTGCGGGGGCGTGGGGCCAAGGTCTACGATATGGAAGGCCGGGAGTACATCGACTTTGTCGGTGGCATCGCGGTCAATATTTTGGGCCATGGCCATCCGGATTTGGTGCAAGCGATCCAGCGCCAGGCGGCGCAGCTGATTCATGTATCGAATCTCTACTACACCGAGCCGCAAGTCAGACTCGCGCAAATGCTGGTGGATCATTCGTTCGCCGACCGGATCTTTTTCTGCAACAGCGGCGCGGAGGCGAATGAAGCAGCGATCAAGCTGGCACGGCGCTACGGGCATGAGAAACACGGCGCGGACCGGTTTGAGATCATCACGATGAAGAACTCTTTCCACGGCCGCACGATGGCGACGCTGACGGCGACCGGCCAGGAAAAGGTGCAGAAAGGCTTTGAGCCGCTCGTGCCGGGGTTTGCCTATGCGCCCTTCAACGATTTTGCAGCAATTGAAGCGCTTGTCACGGACAAGACCACCGCGATCATGCTGGAGCCGATCCAGGGTGAGGGAGGCGTGCATGTCGCCGATCACGCTTATCTGAAAAATCTGCGGGAGCTCTGCACGCAGAAAGATATTCTCCTGATTTTCGACGAAGTTCAGACAGGAATGGGGCGAACCGGGACGTTGTTTGCCTATGAACAGCTGGGCGTGGAGCCCGACATCATGACGCTTGCCAAGGGACTCGGCGGCGGGATGCCGATCGGGGCCTGTCTGGCAAAGGACGCGGTCGCGGCGGTGTTCACTGCCGGGACGCACGCCTCGACATTCGGCGGCAATCCGCTGGCCTGCGCTGCAGGGCTCGCGGTCTGTCGGCTGTTGATCGAAGGCCGCATGCTCGAGCAGGCCCGGCGCATGGGGGATTATCTCTCCAAGGGGTTGGCCGATTTCAAAGACCGCCATCGCGCGGTGCGGGATGTTCGCGGACTGGGCTTATTGCAGGGATTGGAAGTGGAGATCGATGCGAAGGCGGTTGTCGCGGACTGTCTGACTCGCGGCGTCCTGGTGAATGCCACCAGTGAACGGGTGTTACGCTTTGTTCCGCCGCTGATCATTACTCAGGCGGAAGTCGATCGCGTTTTGGACGTCTTGTCGTCGATCTTCAATCAGCGGACGATGGCGGAAAAGGATCAGCAGCACTGA
- a CDS encoding zinc-ribbon domain-containing protein yields the protein MSMKSCQHCQHQNSEDANFCAQCGRALSVTPSADSAGSTTADAPPEATPYTPWASDQNLWRQFVGPKADYYLEQFKKFSSDGQPKFALSWNWSAFLYVSFLWFLYRKMYLHAAVYAIGPMASTYITGDMTVGLVWSVMAGATANYLYYWHCKEEIAEIKKAGKLNPSAQEAALKEAGGVQPYVIYVGIVLYVIALAGLAKMIDEGQLDGDKIPTRPAKPVSTVST from the coding sequence ATGTCCATGAAATCCTGTCAGCACTGTCAGCACCAGAATTCTGAAGACGCCAACTTCTGCGCGCAATGCGGCCGCGCGCTCTCCGTGACGCCCTCTGCCGACTCGGCGGGGAGCACCACCGCTGATGCGCCACCCGAAGCGACCCCCTACACACCCTGGGCATCCGACCAGAATCTCTGGCGGCAGTTCGTCGGCCCGAAGGCCGACTATTACCTTGAACAGTTCAAAAAGTTCTCCTCCGACGGGCAACCTAAATTCGCTCTCAGCTGGAACTGGTCCGCGTTCCTCTATGTCTCATTTCTCTGGTTTCTCTACAGAAAGATGTATTTACACGCCGCGGTGTACGCCATCGGCCCCATGGCCTCGACCTATATCACCGGGGACATGACCGTCGGCCTCGTGTGGAGCGTCATGGCCGGCGCCACGGCCAATTACCTGTACTACTGGCACTGCAAAGAAGAGATCGCAGAGATTAAGAAAGCAGGAAAGCTCAATCCTTCAGCGCAGGAGGCCGCACTGAAGGAAGCCGGCGGAGTCCAACCCTATGTCATCTACGTGGGAATCGTGCTCTATGTGATTGCGCTGGCTGGCCTGGCCAAGATGATCGATGAAGGACAGTTGGACGGAGACAAAATTCCAACGCGTCCGGCGAAGCCTGTTTCGACGGTCTCGACGTAG
- a CDS encoding 2,3-bisphosphoglycerate-dependent phosphoglycerate mutase, which produces MARLVLLRHGESQWNLENRFTGWVDVPLSPRGIQEAKNAGDKLRGFTFNRAFSSVLARANETLRLALEGSGQTNIPIEKDKALNERMYGELQGLNKAETAKKFGDDQVKIWRRSFDVRPPGGESLKDTAERVLPYYESKIKPYVLKGETILIAAHGNSLRALVMELEQLSKEQVLELNIPTGAPLLYELDKNGKVLSHRYL; this is translated from the coding sequence ATGGCTCGCTTGGTCTTGCTGCGTCACGGTGAATCGCAATGGAATCTGGAAAATCGGTTCACCGGTTGGGTCGATGTCCCGCTGTCCCCGCGCGGCATCCAGGAAGCCAAGAATGCCGGCGATAAACTGCGCGGCTTTACCTTCAACCGAGCATTTAGCTCGGTGCTGGCCCGGGCCAATGAAACTTTGCGCCTGGCGCTTGAGGGAAGCGGACAAACAAATATTCCGATCGAGAAGGACAAGGCGCTGAATGAGCGGATGTATGGGGAGTTGCAGGGGCTGAACAAAGCCGAAACGGCCAAGAAGTTCGGTGACGACCAGGTCAAGATCTGGCGCCGGAGCTTTGATGTGCGCCCGCCCGGGGGAGAAAGCTTGAAGGATACGGCGGAGCGGGTGCTCCCCTACTATGAGAGCAAGATCAAGCCATACGTACTGAAGGGCGAAACGATTCTGATCGCCGCCCACGGCAACAGTCTACGCGCACTGGTCATGGAATTGGAGCAACTCTCGAAGGAGCAGGTGTTGGAGCTCAACATCCCCACCGGCGCTCCGCTCCTCTATGAACTCGACAAGAACGGGAAGGTGTTGTCTCACCGATACTTGTAA
- a CDS encoding D-alanine--D-alanine ligase family protein — protein sequence MRRLRILVLMHEDLVPPDELNGHDLSKVGWKTEYDVVSTLRKLGHEVHPLGVKSDLGVIRTAIEEWRPHIAFNLLEEFDGVSVYDQNVVSYLELLHVPYTGCNPRGLMLARDKALTKKVLSYHRIAYPDFIVVPQGRNVKRPKGLPFPLIIKSISEEASLGISQASIVEDDEKLKERVTFIHQSIGTGALVEQYIEGREFYVGVMGNGHIRVLPVWELIMDKLPEDAKRIATQRVKWSRKYQDKYGITSEEAKNLPPGKAEEIQHLAKRVYRALGLSGYARIDVRMDAEGKVYVLEANPNPQIAHEEDFADSAEKADYSYKDLLQELLNVGLRWQPAKAA from the coding sequence ATGAGGCGACTGCGTATTCTTGTGCTGATGCATGAAGACCTGGTGCCGCCGGATGAACTGAACGGCCATGACCTGAGCAAGGTCGGATGGAAGACCGAATATGATGTGGTGTCGACCCTGAGGAAATTGGGCCACGAGGTGCACCCACTCGGAGTGAAAAGCGATTTAGGAGTGATCCGGACGGCGATCGAAGAATGGCGTCCGCACATTGCCTTTAATCTACTGGAAGAATTCGACGGAGTCTCGGTGTATGACCAGAATGTGGTGTCGTATCTTGAATTGCTGCACGTGCCCTATACCGGCTGCAACCCTCGAGGGCTCATGCTGGCGCGCGACAAAGCGCTGACGAAAAAGGTTCTTTCATACCACCGGATTGCCTATCCCGATTTCATCGTCGTGCCGCAAGGACGGAACGTCAAGCGACCCAAAGGGTTACCGTTTCCTCTCATCATCAAATCCATTAGTGAAGAGGCTTCGTTGGGGATCTCGCAAGCCTCTATCGTTGAAGACGATGAGAAGCTCAAAGAACGCGTCACCTTTATTCATCAGAGCATCGGAACCGGGGCTCTGGTCGAACAGTACATCGAGGGACGAGAATTTTATGTCGGGGTGATGGGCAATGGTCACATTCGGGTGTTGCCGGTATGGGAACTGATCATGGACAAACTTCCCGAAGACGCCAAGCGCATTGCCACCCAGCGGGTTAAGTGGAGCCGGAAGTACCAGGATAAGTACGGCATCACATCAGAGGAAGCCAAGAATCTTCCGCCCGGCAAGGCCGAGGAGATCCAACATCTGGCCAAACGGGTTTATCGAGCGCTGGGTCTCAGTGGATATGCGCGAATCGATGTGCGCATGGATGCGGAGGGGAAAGTCTACGTGCTGGAGGCGAATCCCAACCCGCAGATCGCGCATGAAGAAGACTTTGCCGACTCCGCCGAGAAAGCCGACTATAGTTATAAAGACCTGCTCCAGGAACTGCTCAATGTCGGCTTGCGCTGGCAGCCAGCCAAAGCCGCCTAG